Sequence from the Candidatus Delongbacteria bacterium genome:
CGGGCCGCAGATTCTGCACTTCCAGCGTGTTGGTGAGCTTCAGGCCGAACTCGACACCGCTGGCCTCGCCGCAGGCGCGCAGCTCGCGGATCAGGTCCACGCCGTCATCCCACTTCAGATCGTGCTCGAAGGCGGCGTCCGGCACGCTCACGGGAAAACCCAGGGTGTCGTTCAGCAACGGGCGCAACTCAGCGGGACCCAGCAGGGTGGGGTTGAGCTTGACCGTGGTGTGCAGGCCGCGCTCTTCCATGAGGTACCGCGCGATGCGGCCGATCTCGTCGGGCGGGCAGCCGTGCATGGTGGACAGCGTGATGCTGTTGGACAGCCGGGCCGGCACGGTCAGGCGGCGCGCGTCGGGCCAGAGAGGAGCCAGTTCGTCCAGTTTGGCCCGCAGGGCCTCGCCGCTGTCGTCCATGGCCTGGAAGAAGCGCTGGACATTGGGCTTGAGAATGCCTTCGAGGTTGTAACCCACACTCAGGTTGAAGATCAGCCCGGGACCTTCGGCCCCGGAGGTCGTCTGCCAACCGAAGCGTTCGCGAAGCAGGTGGATCAGCAGCCAGGCGTTGCGGTATTCGTCAATGGATTCTTCCAGCCGCAGCTCCTGCGACCATTCGCAGTTGTAACCCTCGTCTTCCATGTCGATGCAGGGTTTGCTGATCTCCAGCTCGTCCAGGGTCTGCACGGTCTTCAGTTCGATGTAACGGGCCCCGCAGAGCCAGGCCACCACGATGTTGTGCGCCAACTGGGTCTGCGGCCCGGCGGCCACACCGATCGGCGTCTCCAGGACCTGGCCGTAGCGGCTCATCCGGAACGGATCACGCGCGCTGGGTGTGAAGAAGAGCTCCCGCGGAATGCCGAAAAGCGTGCCGGCGGGTTCTTCCTTCAGGATCCATTTCAGGTACTGGGGCGCCGTGAGACGCGAGAAGCGGTCGCTCATTGCGGGTCCTCAGTCGTTCAGCAGCCCGCTCTTGCGGGCCTGGTCCTCGAAAGCCGCCAGGGTGGGCTCGATGGTCGGCGCCTCGGGCAGACGCCGCCCTGCGGCGCTCACGTCCTTGAGACCACTGCCGGTCACCAGCACGCAGACCCGCTCGCCGGGCTTGATCAGGCCTTCGGCCAGCGCGGGGCGCAGCCCGGCCCAGGCGGCCGCTGCGGCCGGCTCGGCAAAAAGTCCCCGGCGCGAGAGCTCCTGCTGGGCCGCCAGGATTTCCTCGTCACTCACGATCAGCGCTCCGCCCCCACTCTGGCGCACGGCGCGCAGGGCCTTGAGTCCATCGCGCGGGCGATCCACCGAGATGCTGTCGGCCACGGTGCGGGCCTTCACGGGCACGATGTCGGTGTCCTGCCGCAGCGCGGTGCAGATCGCGGCGGATCCGGCGGCCTGCACGGCCGTGATCCGGGGCATGCTCTCGATCCAGCCCAGGGCCAGCAGGTCGGCGAAGCCCTTGTACACACCGCCGATGATGCAACCGTCACCCACGGGAACCAGCACGTGGTCGGGTGGACGCCAGTCCAGTTCCTCGGCGATCTCCAGCGCCACGGTCTTCTTGCCCTCGCTGAGCACGGGGTTGACCCCCGTGTTGCGCATGTACCAGCCCGTGCGTCGCACCACCTCGGTGGCCAGATCGAAGGCGTCGTCGTAACTGCCGTCCACCTTGAACAGGCTGGCACCGTACTGACGAATCTGCACCAGCTTGGCCTCGGGAGCCGCGGCCGGAGCGAAGATCACGGCCCGCCGACGCTGAAAGGCGCACAGGGCGGACAGGGAGGCGGCCGCGTTGCCCGTGCTGGCGGCCACGAGGGTGTCGGCGCCCAGTTCCACCGCATGACGGATCGCCACCTCGCTGGCGCGGTCCTTGAGACTGGCGCTGGGGTTGCGGCAATCGTCCTTGAGCCACAGTCGCCCCAGACCCAGTTCGGCCGCGGTGCGCGGAAAGTTGACCAGCGGCGTGCCGCCCACCTGCAGGCTGGAATTGTCGGGACCGTCCTCCACGGGCAGCAGGGGCAGGTAGCGCCAGAGGTCCCGCCGCCCATCGTGACGTAGCCCCGAGCGGCGCCAGCGCGCGGCGATGGCCGCATGGTCGAAGACCAGTTCCAGATTCTCGCCGCAGGCCTCGCAGACCAGTCTGAAGGGCTGGGTCGTGTACTCGGCGCCACAGCCCATGCAGCGGGATCCGGAGAGTCGGGTGGACAGAGGTATCACAGGGACCTCACTGATAACGGGCGGCCATGCCCGTGCGCTCGTTGAAGGCCCGGATCTTCTCGTCCCACTCCTCCACGCGCGAATACTGCTGCTCCCAGTAGTCGTCCTGAGTCCACTGGGCATTCAGCTCGGTGGCCGTCTTGCCCTGCTGCTCGACCCAGGTGAAATACTTGAGGTTGTGCATGCGCTTGCGGTCCTGCCAGGACAGTTCCAGCAGGTGGTCGACGCCCGTGTCCAGCAGGCAGTGCTCGAAGTCCACGGCGGCCTGGGTGGGCGTGTATTCGCCCCGCTCGTCATTCATTTCGGCCAGGCGCGAACGGTACATGTCGAGCGAGTCGGTG
This genomic interval carries:
- the thrC gene encoding threonine synthase, with amino-acid sequence MIPLSTRLSGSRCMGCGAEYTTQPFRLVCEACGENLELVFDHAAIAARWRRSGLRHDGRRDLWRYLPLLPVEDGPDNSSLQVGGTPLVNFPRTAAELGLGRLWLKDDCRNPSASLKDRASEVAIRHAVELGADTLVAASTGNAAASLSALCAFQRRRAVIFAPAAAPEAKLVQIRQYGASLFKVDGSYDDAFDLATEVVRRTGWYMRNTGVNPVLSEGKKTVALEIAEELDWRPPDHVLVPVGDGCIIGGVYKGFADLLALGWIESMPRITAVQAAGSAAICTALRQDTDIVPVKARTVADSISVDRPRDGLKALRAVRQSGGGALIVSDEEILAAQQELSRRGLFAEPAAAAAWAGLRPALAEGLIKPGERVCVLVTGSGLKDVSAAGRRLPEAPTIEPTLAAFEDQARKSGLLND